One Falsihalocynthiibacter arcticus DNA segment encodes these proteins:
- a CDS encoding TRAP transporter small permease gives MSEQRKWTDNLIRFNNTLSKICIVTGAIAVTVMVLTFGWLVFGRYVLNVTPTWVEQLALVLICYITFLGAAAGIHTRSHLGVTLFRDMSPPKVQVFLLILSDLIVAGLGLAMFIYSVKLTIFGWSTLLPMLNVPEGIRTGSAVFCGALVFLFSASRLLIMVCDPEKRAAYLSEGLE, from the coding sequence ATGAGCGAGCAGCGGAAATGGACGGATAACCTCATCCGTTTCAACAACACTCTCAGTAAAATATGCATTGTCACAGGCGCGATTGCCGTCACCGTGATGGTTCTCACCTTCGGCTGGTTGGTCTTTGGCCGCTATGTTTTGAACGTCACGCCGACATGGGTTGAGCAACTGGCCCTTGTGTTGATTTGTTATATTACGTTCCTTGGGGCCGCTGCGGGCATTCACACAAGAAGCCACCTTGGCGTCACCCTGTTTCGCGATATGTCTCCGCCCAAAGTTCAAGTTTTCCTGCTTATCCTAAGCGATCTCATCGTGGCGGGGCTTGGCTTGGCAATGTTCATATATAGCGTCAAACTTACGATTTTCGGCTGGTCGACATTGCTTCCCATGCTGAATGTTCCCGAAGGGATACGCACAGGCTCGGCCGTTTTCTGTGGGGCACTTGTTTTTCTCTTTTCCGCATCGCGTCTTTTGATTATGGTTTGTGACCCCGAAAAACGCGCAGCTTATCTCTCCGAGGGGTTAGAATAA
- the lpdA gene encoding dihydrolipoyl dehydrogenase — MAHYDAIVIGSGPGGYVCAIRLAQLGLKTACVEGRDTLGGTCLNVGCIPSKALLHSSHMLHEAEHNFTKMGLMGKSPSVDWPKMKAYKEDVVSQNTKGIEFLFKKNKIDWIKGWGSIPAAGQVKVGDEVHTATSIVIATGSEASSLRGVEVDEKRVVTSTGALDLAKIPRSMVVIGAGVIGLELGSVYARLGSEVTVIEFLDEITPGMDKDVQKTLKRILGKQGLNFVMGAAVQNVEASKTKAKVTYKLRKDDSEVSLDADVVLVATGRRPYVDNLGFEALGGKMTERGQIATGTHWDTNIAGIYAIGDVIEGPMLAHKAEDEGMAVAEQIAGKSGHVNYNVIPGVIYTSPEVASVGATEQVLKEKGVNYKVGKFSFMGNARAKAVFQGEGFVKILADKDTDRVLGAHIIGPAAGDMIHEICIAMEFGASAQDIALTCHAHPTYSEAVREAALACGDGPIHA; from the coding sequence ATGGCACATTATGATGCGATCGTTATCGGCAGCGGCCCCGGCGGCTATGTCTGCGCTATCCGCCTTGCCCAACTCGGCTTGAAAACCGCTTGCGTAGAGGGCCGCGACACTCTCGGAGGCACCTGCCTCAATGTGGGCTGTATTCCCTCCAAGGCCCTTTTGCATTCCAGCCACATGCTGCACGAAGCCGAACACAACTTCACAAAAATGGGCCTCATGGGCAAATCCCCTTCGGTCGATTGGCCCAAAATGAAGGCCTATAAAGAAGACGTTGTCAGCCAAAACACTAAAGGCATCGAGTTCCTGTTTAAGAAAAACAAAATCGACTGGATCAAAGGTTGGGGCAGCATTCCCGCCGCAGGCCAAGTCAAAGTTGGCGACGAGGTTCACACCGCGACATCTATCGTGATCGCAACGGGGTCCGAAGCCAGCAGCCTACGCGGCGTTGAAGTCGACGAAAAACGGGTTGTCACATCTACTGGCGCGCTCGATTTGGCCAAAATTCCACGCTCCATGGTTGTGATTGGCGCTGGCGTCATCGGGCTTGAGTTGGGGTCGGTTTACGCCCGCCTTGGCTCCGAAGTGACCGTAATCGAGTTCCTTGACGAAATCACGCCCGGTATGGACAAAGACGTTCAGAAAACGTTGAAACGGATTCTCGGCAAGCAAGGGTTGAATTTTGTCATGGGTGCGGCAGTACAAAATGTTGAAGCGTCCAAAACCAAGGCAAAAGTCACCTATAAACTGCGCAAAGACGACAGCGAAGTGAGCCTTGATGCAGACGTCGTTTTGGTTGCAACGGGCCGTCGTCCTTATGTCGACAATCTTGGCTTTGAAGCCCTCGGCGGCAAAATGACGGAACGCGGACAAATCGCGACAGGCACCCATTGGGATACAAATATCGCGGGCATTTACGCCATTGGCGACGTCATCGAAGGACCCATGCTGGCCCATAAAGCCGAAGACGAGGGCATGGCCGTCGCTGAGCAAATCGCAGGCAAATCAGGCCACGTGAACTATAACGTGATCCCCGGCGTGATCTACACGAGCCCCGAAGTGGCCAGCGTTGGCGCGACGGAACAGGTCCTGAAAGAAAAAGGCGTAAACTACAAAGTCGGCAAGTTCTCGTTCATGGGGAATGCCCGCGCCAAGGCTGTTTTCCAAGGCGAAGGTTTCGTAAAAATCCTTGCAGACAAAGACACCGACCGCGTTTTGGGCGCTCATATCATCGGCCCCGCTGCTGGCGACATGATCCACGAGATTTGTATTGCTATGGAGTTTGGCGCCAGTGCTCAAGACATCGCGCTCACGTGCCATGCGCACCCAACCTACTCCGAAGCTGTACGCGAAGCCGCACTGGCCTGTGGCGACGGTCCGATCCACGCCTAA
- a CDS encoding ATP-binding cassette domain-containing protein, protein MLGVQLNKIVEKFGAIQAVHGTDLKVKPKDRDVAMVFQNSALYLHPIVAENIAFGLEIRKMPKGESKEIVAAVGETLGLIEDFERRPAGLSGGQRHPVAMGRAIVHRPEVSLFDELRSNLDARLQTQMRIELKRLNKRLGATSIYVTHDQAEAITSADCIVVTCNGCIEQNSGGIVMPIELDSVETLGSEALWHSEVDDVSFVPKVQTHGEIPRLKALYVDTSRIKVFGIKTGRAIGLPENT, encoded by the coding sequence TTGTTAGGTGTTCAACTAAACAAAATCGTCGAGAAATTTGGCGCCATACAAGCTGTTCACGGGACCGATTTGAAGGTCAAACCCAAGGATCGCGATGTGGCGATGGTTTTCCAAAACTCTGCGCTCTACCTCCACCCAATTGTGGCAGAAAATATCGCGTTTGGCCTCGAAATTCGTAAAATGCCAAAGGGCGAAAGTAAGGAAATCGTCGCTGCTGTTGGCGAGACACTTGGGTTGATCGAGGACTTTGAGCGGCGGCCAGCGGGCCTCTCTGGGGGGCAAAGACACCCTGTTGCAATGGGGCGTGCAATCGTTCACCGCCCAGAAGTTTCTCTGTTTGATGAACTTCGGTCAAATCTGGACGCCAGGCTGCAGACGCAAATGCGCATCGAGCTTAAACGGCTTAACAAACGTCTTGGTGCGACCTCCATATACGTGACGCACGATCAGGCCGAAGCCATAACTTCGGCGGATTGTATCGTCGTTACGTGCAATGGGTGCATTGAGCAAAACAGTGGTGGTATAGTCATGCCAATTGAGTTGGACTCGGTGGAAACCTTGGGCTCTGAAGCGCTTTGGCATTCGGAAGTTGACGATGTTTCCTTCGTGCCCAAAGTTCAAACGCATGGGGAAATTCCCCGTCTCAAAGCACTCTATGTCGATACGTCTCGGATTAAAGTTTTTGGTATAAAAACGGGCCGTGCCATCGGCCTCCCTGAAAACACATAG
- a CDS encoding SDR family NAD(P)-dependent oxidoreductase — protein MNLKGKTAIVTGGGRDIGRACVMRLAKEGANVAINYFQSSEGADSAVAEIKAAGGNAFAMQGDMTKQNEVKALVAATVEAYGSVDTLMHVSGGIVKRVSIADMTLEHWNKVMELNTTSFFLAVNAVIPFLNEGSSIVSIASQAGRDGGGPGAAVYAASKGAMTTLTRGLAKELGPKVRVNALCPGMIDTDFHNIFSKPEVRTHVAGITPLKREGTPDEVANLAVFLASDEASFITGANVDINGGLLFS, from the coding sequence ATGAATCTCAAAGGAAAAACCGCGATTGTAACTGGCGGCGGACGCGATATTGGTCGTGCTTGCGTTATGCGTTTGGCTAAAGAAGGCGCAAACGTTGCGATCAACTATTTCCAATCTTCCGAAGGTGCAGATTCAGCCGTTGCTGAAATCAAAGCAGCGGGTGGCAATGCCTTCGCAATGCAAGGCGACATGACCAAACAAAACGAAGTAAAAGCGCTCGTTGCGGCGACCGTTGAAGCTTACGGAAGCGTTGATACACTTATGCATGTGTCTGGCGGGATCGTTAAGCGTGTTTCCATCGCGGACATGACTTTGGAGCACTGGAACAAGGTTATGGAGTTGAACACAACATCGTTCTTCCTCGCCGTAAATGCAGTCATTCCGTTCCTCAATGAAGGGTCTTCTATTGTGTCGATTGCGTCGCAAGCGGGCCGCGATGGTGGTGGACCGGGTGCTGCAGTTTATGCGGCGTCCAAAGGTGCGATGACAACCTTGACCCGTGGCTTGGCCAAAGAACTTGGGCCGAAAGTTCGCGTGAATGCATTGTGTCCGGGCATGATCGACACTGATTTCCACAACATCTTCTCCAAGCCAGAAGTGCGTACGCATGTCGCTGGCATCACCCCCTTGAAACGCGAAGGCACGCCAGACGAGGTTGCAAACTTGGCCGTATTCCTCGCGTCCGACGAAGCTTCCTTTATCACGGGTGCAAACGTCGACATAAATGGCGGCTTGCTCTTCTCTTAA
- a CDS encoding aldolase — translation MTPETRLREDICTIAKSLFDRGLTSGASGNISARTEDGGLLVTPTGSCFGRLDPARLSRFNAQLSHIDGDKPTKEMALHEAFYDTRGAKAGAIVHLHSCHSVALSTLPDTDPDNMLPPITAYGIMRLGKVALLPYFMPGDPAMGGAIRGLAGKRSAVVLAHHGPVVAGKDLEAAANAMEELEETAKLALLTRGMTPNLLSEAQIQGLVREFGVEWD, via the coding sequence ATGACACCAGAAACGCGCTTACGCGAAGATATTTGCACCATTGCCAAATCGCTTTTTGATCGCGGCCTCACCAGTGGGGCCAGTGGCAATATTTCCGCGCGCACCGAGGATGGCGGGCTTTTGGTTACGCCAACGGGGAGTTGCTTTGGCCGCCTTGATCCTGCGCGACTGTCGCGTTTTAATGCGCAATTGAGCCATATCGACGGCGACAAGCCAACGAAGGAAATGGCCCTCCACGAGGCCTTCTATGACACACGCGGCGCGAAGGCGGGGGCGATTGTCCATTTGCATTCCTGCCACTCTGTGGCGCTCTCTACCCTGCCCGACACCGACCCTGACAACATGTTGCCGCCGATCACCGCCTACGGGATCATGCGCCTTGGGAAAGTGGCCCTACTGCCGTATTTCATGCCCGGTGATCCGGCGATGGGCGGTGCCATCCGTGGGCTCGCAGGCAAGCGCAGCGCCGTCGTTTTGGCCCATCACGGCCCTGTGGTCGCTGGCAAGGACCTTGAGGCCGCAGCCAACGCGATGGAAGAATTGGAAGAAACCGCCAAACTCGCCTTGCTGACACGCGGCATGACGCCAAACCTTCTGAGCGAGGCGCAGATTCAAGGGCTGGTGCGCGAATTCGGCGTTGAGTGGGACTAG
- a CDS encoding MAPEG family protein: MTPELTALALAGLVQSAQYLTYMIAGQRQLGRNVAMGTRDHAPELSGNAARIKRALDNHFEGLVMFTLAVVVVTLGNQSSVLTATCAYIYVVARILYVFCYVYGLTPWRSYVWFAGLVATITMIIAALIP, from the coding sequence ATGACCCCAGAACTTACCGCTCTTGCCCTCGCTGGCCTCGTGCAAAGCGCACAATACTTGACCTATATGATTGCAGGGCAGCGCCAACTTGGTCGCAACGTCGCGATGGGAACGCGCGATCACGCGCCCGAATTATCTGGAAATGCGGCCCGTATTAAGCGCGCGCTGGACAACCATTTTGAGGGGCTGGTCATGTTCACCCTTGCGGTGGTTGTTGTCACGCTCGGAAATCAATCCTCCGTTCTCACGGCAACTTGCGCGTATATCTACGTCGTCGCGCGCATCTTATATGTGTTTTGCTATGTTTACGGGCTGACCCCTTGGCGTAGCTATGTTTGGTTCGCGGGCCTCGTTGCGACCATCACGATGATTATCGCAGCACTCATTCCCTAA
- a CDS encoding GntR family transcriptional regulator translates to MQTNSRQNDALHEQIYRHLRAKIMHGELAPGQSLTLRGLGAEYGVSMTPVREAARRLVAEGALTLSSSGRISTPELSNERIEELAALRALLEPELSSRALPRAHMALIERLQTINVSIAEHIAKQDAVGYIRTNLEFHRTLYLRAQAPAILAMTETVWLQLGPTMRALYGKLRRTETPRNHRLIVAALRAGDEPGLRLAIRTDVTQGLRLLAS, encoded by the coding sequence ATGCAGACAAACAGCCGCCAAAATGACGCCCTCCACGAGCAAATCTATCGCCACCTGCGGGCGAAGATCATGCATGGAGAGCTTGCGCCCGGTCAGTCGCTAACCTTGCGGGGTTTGGGGGCGGAATATGGCGTGTCGATGACCCCCGTTCGGGAGGCCGCGCGGCGTTTGGTGGCAGAAGGGGCGTTGACGCTTTCCTCATCTGGGCGGATTTCAACGCCTGAACTGTCTAACGAGCGGATCGAAGAGCTGGCCGCATTGCGGGCGCTGCTAGAGCCTGAATTGTCAAGTCGCGCGCTACCACGTGCGCATATGGCCTTGATAGAACGCTTGCAGACCATCAACGTTTCAATTGCTGAACATATCGCAAAACAGGATGCCGTTGGCTATATCCGCACCAACTTGGAATTCCATAGAACGCTTTATTTACGTGCTCAAGCGCCTGCTATTTTGGCGATGACGGAAACTGTTTGGCTTCAACTTGGACCAACGATGCGCGCCCTCTACGGGAAATTACGCCGTACCGAGACGCCACGAAATCACCGTCTTATTGTTGCGGCTCTGCGTGCAGGGGACGAGCCAGGCTTGCGTCTGGCCATTCGCACCGATGTGACCCAAGGGTTGCGCCTATTGGCGAGTTAA
- a CDS encoding TIGR02300 family protein gives MPKEEWGIKRVCPTTGKRFYDLNNKPIISPYTGEEVVIDTSSKARTMMADKADAETASKDAEKEEVVVLEDDDEVDEVDLEDDFIEDDDDDDTVPLDEIADVAAPDDDN, from the coding sequence ATGCCCAAAGAAGAATGGGGTATTAAACGTGTTTGCCCAACGACCGGCAAGCGGTTTTACGACCTAAACAATAAACCAATCATTAGCCCTTACACGGGTGAAGAAGTTGTTATCGACACCTCGTCGAAAGCACGCACCATGATGGCGGATAAGGCCGATGCCGAAACCGCGTCCAAAGATGCCGAAAAAGAAGAAGTTGTCGTTCTAGAGGATGATGATGAAGTTGATGAAGTTGATCTCGAAGATGACTTCATTGAGGACGACGACGATGACGACACTGTGCCTCTCGACGAGATTGCAGACGTCGCGGCGCCCGACGACGACAATTAA
- a CDS encoding TRAP transporter large permease has translation MEYGLLILLGVFFGGVIIGMPVAFAMGAAALGAFWFEGFPLVTTFQRTISGVASFPLLAIPFFVLAGEVMMHGGIAIRLVRFASTLVGHVRGGLASVNIFSSMLFGGISGSAIADISALGSILIPVMKERGYRPDYAVNVTVTSSIAGIVIPPSHNMIILAVASGGVIAVDKLFLAGVIPGILMCVCLAIAAYVIAIKHKYPAEPFPGWGEVARTGAVAIPGLFTAVIIIGGVLGGVFTVTESGAFGAIYALVLTGLIYRSLSYAGLKTSVISTVKTTSMVMILIGFASAFAYLLALYQVPMKLSDLLLAISDNKIVILIMINIILLVLGMIMDMAALILICTPIFLPIARDLGMDPTQFGIMMLVNLGLGLCTPPVGTCLFVGCAVGKIKIEECLKTIWPFYIAILAALILITYVPSFSLFLPSLME, from the coding sequence ATGGAATATGGTTTGCTCATCCTTTTGGGCGTATTTTTTGGGGGCGTGATTATTGGCATGCCCGTCGCTTTTGCCATGGGCGCTGCGGCATTGGGCGCGTTTTGGTTTGAAGGGTTCCCCCTTGTCACCACATTCCAGCGCACGATTTCGGGCGTCGCCAGCTTTCCGCTCCTTGCCATTCCGTTCTTTGTCCTTGCAGGCGAAGTGATGATGCATGGCGGCATTGCCATCCGGTTGGTGCGCTTTGCCTCCACCCTTGTTGGGCATGTACGCGGTGGTTTGGCCTCGGTGAATATCTTTTCCTCCATGCTGTTTGGCGGGATTTCAGGGTCAGCGATTGCGGATATTTCGGCGCTGGGTTCGATCCTTATCCCTGTGATGAAAGAGCGCGGCTATCGCCCAGACTATGCGGTTAACGTGACGGTCACCTCATCCATTGCGGGCATCGTTATTCCGCCCAGCCACAATATGATTATTCTCGCGGTTGCCTCAGGTGGGGTAATTGCGGTTGATAAGCTGTTTTTGGCGGGTGTTATTCCCGGCATTTTGATGTGTGTCTGTTTGGCCATTGCCGCCTATGTTATCGCGATCAAACATAAATATCCCGCTGAACCTTTCCCCGGTTGGGGCGAAGTTGCCCGCACGGGGGCTGTTGCGATCCCGGGCCTGTTTACCGCAGTTATCATTATCGGTGGTGTTCTTGGTGGTGTGTTTACCGTTACGGAATCTGGAGCTTTCGGCGCAATCTATGCTCTCGTCTTGACGGGTCTGATCTATCGCTCGCTGAGTTATGCGGGCCTGAAAACTTCGGTAATAAGCACAGTTAAAACTACGTCTATGGTGATGATCCTCATCGGTTTTGCCTCGGCCTTTGCCTATCTTCTGGCGCTCTATCAGGTGCCGATGAAGCTTAGTGACTTATTGCTCGCAATCTCTGACAACAAAATCGTCATTCTGATCATGATCAACATTATCCTGCTTGTTTTGGGCATGATCATGGATATGGCAGCGTTGATTTTGATTTGCACACCGATCTTTTTGCCCATCGCCCGCGACTTGGGAATGGACCCTACGCAATTTGGCATCATGATGCTGGTGAACTTGGGTCTCGGCCTTTGCACACCGCCCGTTGGCACCTGTCTCTTTGTGGGATGTGCCGTGGGTAAAATCAAAATCGAAGAATGTCTAAAGACGATCTGGCCGTTTTATATCGCAATTTTGGCGGCGTTGATTTTGATTACCTATGTGCCGTCGTTCTCGCTGTTTCTCCCGTCTTTGATGGAGTGA
- a CDS encoding TRAP transporter substrate-binding protein, giving the protein MTTSINKIWAGAVGVAMAFGATGSMAKDLRGWNIHVEDYPVSYGMEAFIAEVSEATAGEISGKVYHGGVLGSQPDAIEQLRLGALDFGVFSLGPMGQAVPEANVVSLPFIFKSIPQMYELMDGAVGDAIDAGMQKKGIKALAFYDAGARSFYNSIQPVNVPADVEGMKVRVMNNDLFVGMIESLGGNATPMAFAEVYQSIKTGVVDGAENNPPSYESTNHFQVAKFYSLSEHLIIPECLCMSLKTWEGFTPEQQVIVKAAAMDSAKLQRELWQAREAASMEKVVAGGVLVNTIEDKAAFQAAMAPVYDQYLAASPDMAGLVEMIQAAD; this is encoded by the coding sequence ATGACGACATCTATTAATAAAATTTGGGCAGGCGCCGTAGGCGTTGCAATGGCCTTTGGCGCGACTGGCTCAATGGCAAAAGACCTGCGCGGCTGGAACATCCACGTCGAAGACTACCCTGTGTCCTATGGCATGGAAGCCTTTATCGCAGAAGTTTCAGAAGCGACGGCGGGCGAAATCAGTGGCAAAGTATACCACGGCGGCGTCCTCGGAAGCCAACCGGATGCGATTGAGCAGCTTCGCCTCGGCGCGCTTGATTTCGGCGTATTCAGTCTCGGTCCGATGGGCCAAGCGGTTCCTGAAGCCAACGTTGTTTCGCTTCCCTTCATCTTTAAATCCATCCCTCAAATGTATGAGTTGATGGACGGCGCTGTTGGCGATGCAATCGACGCGGGTATGCAGAAAAAAGGTATCAAAGCTCTGGCCTTCTATGACGCTGGCGCACGTTCTTTCTATAACTCAATCCAGCCTGTGAACGTTCCTGCGGACGTTGAAGGCATGAAAGTTCGCGTTATGAACAACGATTTGTTCGTTGGAATGATCGAATCTTTGGGCGGCAACGCGACACCAATGGCCTTTGCTGAAGTGTATCAGTCGATCAAAACGGGCGTTGTCGACGGTGCGGAAAACAACCCACCATCCTACGAATCCACAAACCACTTCCAAGTTGCGAAATTCTACTCGTTGTCCGAGCACTTGATCATTCCTGAGTGCCTTTGCATGAGCCTGAAAACTTGGGAAGGCTTCACGCCAGAGCAGCAAGTCATTGTAAAAGCAGCAGCGATGGATTCTGCGAAACTACAGCGTGAATTGTGGCAGGCCCGTGAAGCGGCTTCGATGGAAAAAGTTGTCGCAGGTGGTGTTCTTGTGAACACAATCGAAGATAAAGCCGCGTTTCAAGCCGCAATGGCTCCGGTCTACGACCAGTACCTCGCTGCCAGCCCAGATATGGCGGGTCTCGTTGAGATGATCCAAGCTGCGGATTAA
- a CDS encoding M48 family metallopeptidase, with translation MDRLLLPGEPQLEVTLRRSAQAKRLSLRVSRLDGRVTLTMPKRAKEREAIAFAYEKADWIRGHLVARPENLVPQIGGWVWFRGAKIPIVEGRGRAAKFVEGAIYVPIEVQKVPIRVASFLKLAARVDLTEASEGFAYDLGVSLGRISLRDTRSRWGSCAHDGKLMYSWRLVMAPPYVLRYVAAHEVAHRLEMNHSADFWAVVQRIFPNHKEARNWLRVHGEELHQFRFTD, from the coding sequence ATGGACCGCCTATTATTACCTGGCGAGCCTCAGCTTGAAGTAACCCTGCGTCGCTCAGCGCAGGCCAAGAGGCTCAGTCTGCGTGTTTCGCGCCTTGACGGGCGGGTGACGTTGACGATGCCCAAGCGGGCAAAAGAGCGGGAAGCCATTGCTTTTGCATATGAAAAAGCGGACTGGATCCGCGGCCATCTTGTGGCGCGTCCTGAAAATTTGGTGCCCCAAATTGGCGGCTGGGTGTGGTTCCGTGGGGCCAAGATTCCCATCGTTGAGGGCAGGGGGCGGGCGGCAAAATTCGTCGAGGGGGCCATATATGTGCCGATTGAGGTGCAAAAGGTGCCTATTCGGGTCGCGAGCTTCCTAAAACTTGCTGCGCGCGTCGATTTGACCGAGGCCAGCGAAGGATTCGCCTACGACTTAGGGGTGAGCTTAGGGCGAATTTCCTTGCGCGACACACGTTCGCGGTGGGGATCTTGCGCACATGACGGAAAATTGATGTACAGCTGGCGCCTCGTTATGGCTCCACCCTACGTATTGCGCTATGTCGCGGCGCATGAGGTGGCCCACCGCTTAGAGATGAACCATTCCGCTGATTTTTGGGCCGTTGTCCAGCGAATTTTCCCCAACCATAAAGAAGCCCGCAATTGGCTGCGTGTTCACGGCGAAGAATTGCATCAGTTTCGTTTCACGGATTGA
- a CDS encoding aldehyde dehydrogenase (NADP(+)), with product MLMGKHLIAGEWVEGEGVFENTPVSGVADKFSVGSAELVDRAARAAEEAFVEYGVSTRVFRAKFLREIADQIDARGEAITAMGTKETGLPEGRLNGERGRTVGQLRLFADHIEKGDYLDRRFDAALPDREPLPRPEIRMMQRPIGPVSVFGASNFPLAFSTAGGDTAAALAAGCPVVVKGHSAHPGVSDIVAQAIHAAIEICGVHPGVFSQIQGGNRAVGQACVQHPLIKAVGFTGSLGGGRALFDLCAARPEPIPFFGELGSVNPMFMLPHAVKTKGATLGAGWAASLTMGAGQFCTNPGIAVVLEGDEGAAFVHAAQVALKQVGAQTMLTDGIAAAYHSGRDRVAGSQGVQTLLTTTCDLRNATPYLFQTTAAEWLANEELGEEVFGPLGLVVVAKDEAEMLAVAKSLVGQLTCTLHMDDEDAPLARQLLPILERKAGRVLANGFPTGVEVCDTMVHGGPYPASTNFGATSVGTLSIRRFLRPVSYQNIPVSLLPADFS from the coding sequence ATGTTGATGGGTAAACACCTTATTGCTGGAGAATGGGTCGAAGGCGAAGGCGTCTTTGAAAACACACCTGTTTCTGGCGTTGCGGACAAGTTTTCCGTTGGATCGGCTGAATTGGTTGATCGTGCTGCACGTGCTGCGGAGGAGGCCTTTGTTGAATATGGCGTCTCTACACGGGTGTTCCGTGCGAAGTTTCTGCGCGAAATCGCGGATCAAATTGATGCGCGCGGCGAAGCAATTACCGCAATGGGCACCAAAGAAACGGGCCTTCCCGAAGGTCGCTTGAATGGCGAACGTGGTCGCACGGTTGGGCAACTTCGCCTCTTTGCAGACCATATCGAAAAAGGCGATTATCTGGATCGCCGTTTTGATGCGGCACTCCCTGATCGCGAGCCGCTTCCTCGTCCTGAGATTCGCATGATGCAACGTCCTATCGGACCTGTTTCTGTTTTCGGCGCGTCCAACTTCCCGCTCGCGTTCTCCACGGCTGGTGGCGATACGGCGGCGGCGCTCGCTGCTGGGTGTCCGGTTGTTGTGAAAGGCCACTCCGCCCACCCCGGTGTGTCGGATATTGTGGCGCAAGCCATTCATGCGGCGATCGAAATTTGCGGTGTGCACCCCGGTGTGTTTAGCCAAATTCAGGGCGGAAATCGTGCTGTCGGCCAAGCCTGTGTTCAACATCCACTGATTAAAGCTGTTGGTTTTACAGGCTCACTTGGTGGTGGCCGTGCTTTGTTTGATCTTTGTGCGGCGCGTCCAGAACCCATCCCGTTCTTTGGGGAATTGGGCTCGGTTAACCCGATGTTCATGCTGCCGCATGCAGTCAAAACTAAGGGCGCGACGCTTGGCGCTGGCTGGGCTGCCTCCCTTACGATGGGCGCAGGACAGTTCTGTACCAACCCCGGAATCGCGGTTGTTTTGGAAGGTGACGAAGGCGCAGCTTTTGTCCACGCGGCGCAAGTTGCCCTCAAGCAAGTCGGCGCACAAACTATGCTGACGGACGGAATTGCGGCGGCCTATCATTCAGGTCGTGACCGTGTTGCAGGCTCGCAAGGCGTGCAAACCTTGCTCACCACGACATGTGATTTGCGCAACGCGACGCCCTATCTGTTCCAAACCACGGCGGCCGAATGGCTCGCGAATGAAGAGCTTGGCGAAGAGGTCTTTGGCCCCTTGGGTCTTGTTGTCGTTGCCAAAGATGAAGCCGAAATGCTCGCGGTTGCGAAAAGCCTCGTGGGGCAGCTCACATGTACGTTGCACATGGATGACGAAGATGCGCCATTGGCCCGTCAGTTGCTCCCGATCCTTGAGCGCAAAGCTGGTCGTGTCTTGGCCAATGGCTTCCCGACTGGCGTAGAAGTTTGTGACACAATGGTGCACGGCGGACCTTACCCTGCATCCACGAACTTTGGCGCGACATCGGTTGGAACCCTTTCCATCCGTCGTTTCTTGCGTCCTGTGAGCTATCAAAACATTCCGGTTAGCCTTCTTCCAGCTGATTTCTCTTAA
- a CDS encoding methylglyoxal synthase — protein MPAHQKSLALVAHDGMKDALIEWARPRVAELSKHRLFATGTTGGRLHTELGLDITLLKSGPLGGDAQLGAMIAEERLDGLVFFVDPLSALPHDVDVKSLLRLAILYDTNLAVNKTTADAVLAHFDTPK, from the coding sequence ATGCCCGCCCACCAAAAATCTCTTGCCCTTGTGGCGCATGACGGCATGAAAGACGCGCTGATAGAATGGGCACGCCCACGGGTGGCGGAGCTGTCTAAGCATCGCCTATTTGCCACAGGGACCACGGGGGGGCGGCTGCATACGGAATTGGGGCTGGACATAACACTCCTCAAAAGCGGCCCTTTGGGGGGCGATGCGCAGCTTGGCGCTATGATCGCGGAGGAGAGGCTCGACGGGCTTGTGTTTTTTGTCGATCCTCTCTCGGCCCTACCCCACGATGTTGACGTAAAATCATTGCTGCGGCTTGCGATTCTGTATGACACGAACTTGGCTGTGAATAAAACGACGGCAGACGCGGTTCTGGCCCATTTTGACACTCCAAAATAA